The genomic segment CATCACATTTCTTTCTGTGCATTCCTGGACCTGACTATTTCATTTTGAGCATTCAAAATATGGCATATCTTTTGCAGAACGACCAAATAACTTTTTTTGTTCCGCACAATGTGGACACCATGAGGCACCAAACATAACCACCTTTTTCTCAGCAAGACAGGTAGTAAGATTTTTATACTCACCTGTTCCCGTACAAGAAGAGAGGAGAAGTCCTACGAAGAGGAAAAAAATAATCTTTTTCATACAATGAAAATAAAAAAATAAAAACTAACCCGAACATGCATCACACGAACCGCCCGAACACGTACCACAGCTGGATGATGATTCCCCAGTACCAAAGAGAGAAATCATCACATTATTCACTTCATTTTGTTCTGGCACTACTCATTCAAAAATCATATCTCGGAAATCAATGCTTGATTCTTCTATACAAAGTGCTGGTGTAGTCGTGATATGGAGCTCTTCTCGATATACTGGCGTATCGTATCGCTCCAATATAGCGTCAGAGAGAAGTCATAACTCCTCAAGAGCTATTTGCACACGAGAGAAAAGTGTTTCAGCATCAGGACCTTCTCAGACGATTCGAATTAACATATAATTTATTCAGCTTTTGTTTCCTCAACAGGAGCTTCACCTTCTTCTCATTCTTTCTTTTCAGTCAAGACTTCCACATCAGCAGGCGCCACAACCACTTCTTCGACATATTCTTGGAATGCAGAAGCAATAACGATTGCCTCCGTTTCTTCATGGTGCAAAATTTCTATTTTTTTGCGATCGATAGTAAGGTCAGAAATATGAATCATATCACCTGCTTTTTCTAGGACAGAAATATCGACTTCTATCTCGGCTGGAATATCAGCTGGTAAACAGCGGACCTCGATATCTTGCATAACATGTTCTATGATGGCACCATCACGGGCTGCCTGGCTCGTTCCAACGAGCTTCACTGGCACAGTGACGTGGAGCTTATCAGAAGCGACAACAGCATAAAAATCAACGTGTTGAAAATCTCCAGATACAGGATGTACTTGAACATCATGAATAATCACTTGGTGTTTTTTTCCATCGAGAGTCAAATCAATAATATGAGAAAATCCAGAAACACGAAACACGCGGAGAAGATCAGAAGTATCGAGAAGGATAGGTGTGCTTGGCACCTTTTTACCATAGACTACACCCGGCACAGAACCACCACGGTTTGCTGTACCACGGACGATACGGAGATCGGCTTTTGGATCACGTGCAGTAGCTACGAGAGTCAAGGGAGACATACAAAAAGGAAATTAAAGAGTTTGCGGGAATTATAGCGATACTTCAAATAAGTCAATTTTTATCGAGAGAATTGTTCTAGAGACCGATTTTATCCTCTATCCACCAGTATTTTGAAGGCATTGAAAAACCTATTCATATATGATCATTCCAATTTTTAGAAATAAAATTTGCTCATATCAAAAGTTTTCATACAATCCTTTCTACATGGTGAGTTACCCAAGTGGCTGAAGGGGCGGGATTGCTAATCCTGTAGGGTGATGAAAGTCGCCGCGAGGGTTCGAATCCCTCACTCGCCGCCATGTAATGACATCAATAATCTCCTCCGAAGTGAGGAGATTTTTTATGGCAATTTTATTCTGATGAGTGAGGGATGAGAATCCGAAGTTGAAAAGCAAATTTTTTTGCTTTTCAACAAGGAGAGCCGGGTCGCTGGCGGAGAAGCGACCGAATCCAAGACGAACCGCCATGTTACGTTTTTAACTAAAAGACCCCCCCCCCCCATTGCTGTGGGTCTTTTAATAAAGGTCGAGATTAAATACACAATGCTGGAAAGAGGGTGCAGAGTGGATCCTGCACGACAATACAAGGTTGTGAAACGGCTGGATGCTCACCAGTACAATTTACAAGAGGAACCACTTGTCATGAACTGTCTGAACAAGTTACGGATCGGTATTGAGTATTATCTACACATGCCGCCCAAGGACCAACTTGCCATGAATATATATTAATACATGCTCCATCACTACATCCATTTGGACATTCATATAAATTTTTCTTTCCATAATTATTTTGTTCACAACTATATTCAACGAGTTTCCCAGTTTCCTCATCGGCTGTGCCACAATAATCTACCCAATCATCCCACACATTGGGAGCTTCTAAACCATGAACCTTACCTTTTTCATTATAATTCAGACCACCGTCACTATCGGTACATGTTGCAGGGGTTCCAACAACATCATACAAAATGCCATATGGCCCAAATCCACTATTATCACCTTCAGTTGCTATATGAGAACGTGCCATATCTGTTGGTCGCATTTCCATGATACACTCTTTAGCGTCGAAATGTCCTTCACCACGAGTTGGAGCACCACTTCAGACTAATTTTATTGTCTTTGCTTTAGTGTTTGCAATAAAGATTGGAGAAAAATCAAATCGTACTATTGAATCAGTCACTTTCCCAACTGAGAATACCACATCCGAAGAATTACGAAGCTCGTATTCGCCAAAGATATCACACGTAGTGTCACCTTTGATATTTACCATTTGAAATTGTAAATATTTAACAGCAGCCGTTCATTTATTCGTTGATACTGTCCATTCTCAGAGATTACCTACTGTTCCAGGAACTACAGTATTTACTACGGAGGATCTATATGGAGAAAAACTGAGTCGTGTTTTAGGGTTTGAGAAAACGATATCATTTGCCTTACAGTCTTGATACAGACCAATTTCTATATTGAGTAGTCCCAGTCGTCTTTCTACAGTACGAAGCTCGACAACATTTCTCTGACACTGAGTTTTTGCTTGACCTTTGAGATTTTTACAAGTGTTTTCAAGAACATTTGTATCCAAGGTCAATTCCTCACGTCGTGTTTGAAGACGTTGGACTTCGGCTAGATCTGCAGTATACTGCCTCGTTTCTATTGAACCAGGAGTGACCGCTTGTGGAGTACAGACAAACCCACCACGACTCATAACAGATCCGACTATGCTAGACTTCAGTCCATCGCGATTTGTCACAGAAAGACCAAAAGCTATACCAGCAAGGAGGAGTACTCCTGCTACCACGATCGCAAGTTTGCGTTTGCGTATCATAAAAGAAAAATAAGGAAATAGCAGCTCTCTCTCTTGATAAAAAAACGGAAAATAGAGCGAACTTGTGTAATAGTATCCTATTTTTTATTGTTTATCAAGTATTTTTGACTCTAAATTCTCTACCATAAAATATTTCGCAGTACTTGTTGTCTATACATCACCCCTACCCCCTCTAAAATTCTGGTGAATTTTTAAGGGGGAGAATCCAGGGTGAGTCGGGAACAGTAGCCAAACTCCCTCTTGAAATACTGAGTACCAATGAAGGATTTAAAGGGGAAGGATCAAGGAGAAAGTTGGCTCACAGATTCTTCTATCATATTTTACGCCACTTGCTCGAGTTCTTCTTCACTATCAGCATCACCATCACCACTCTCCCCCACCACCCCAAACCCATCCCCAATATCCTGATCATCAAATCAGATAGCTATGAGATTTTCAGAGTCATGCTTTTTTTCTTCGAGAAATGCAATAATTCTCTCCACAGAAGAAGCGTTCAAGTCATCTCAAAACATATCAGAATAGTCACGGATTTCAATCGGTGCATGACGAAAGATATTCCAATAGACCAGTCCTATCTCTTTGAAACGATTGACGAGGATATTATTGAGTAAAACCAAAAGCCGTGCTTCTTCCACGTCGGCATCTTCATAGTAAGGAATTACAGAGTTAAGATGGGATTCGACCTCTTTTTCGTGGATTCTATGAGCTTTTTTGGCTTCTTCAGCGATACGTGATCTTTCGACCACGTAGTAATCATCGTCAGCGACAGGAGAAAGATGTTTTTTCATTGTCATAAGAAAAATTACACTATAATTCTATTGATTTTCCTACCACACACAAATCCTATGCAATTGACGAAATCCCTCCTTCATACCACAGAGAACTATATCGAGCGACTTCGCCGGAGTGGTATTGAAACTGTGGAAGATCTCTTGCTATTTTTCCCAAAAGGTCTCGAAAATACCAGTGATGTCTTGGAGAGCTTTGCTTACGTAAATATCCAAGAAAAAAACACTATCAAAGTGACACTCATAAATATCGTCAATGAAAAAACGAAGTACCAAAAAAATCTCACAAAGTTTGTCATATCAGATTGTAATGGTATGCTGACTGAGTGCGTCTTTTTTCATACACCATTTTTCAAGAAACCACTTAAGCTGTGAGATACTATCATTATTCACTGAAAGCCAAAATATGAATATGGAAAACTCACGTTTGTACAACCGGATATAGAATTTTTTGATCCAGAGCGACAGGCATATCTCCCGACCTATATTGAGATTCAGTGAATCTCGACAAAATGGTTTCGTGAAAAAATCCCCCTTCTTTTCCCCTATCTGCCACTCTTACCAGAAGTACTGCCAGTGGAAATCCGAGAGGAAAGAAAACACGCACCGAGAATACAGAATATTAAAACACTCCATGCTCCGAAAACGCTTCAGGATTTTGAAGCTGCAAAACATGAGCTCGCATACGAAGAACTTTTTGAGCTCCAGTATCGTGCCATCCAACGAAAAAAGATTATTCAAGATGCGAGCATAGGCCATGTATCGAGTATTCCTCTGAGTGTAGAGCGAATGAAAGAAGCTATTGAGAGACTGCCTTTTTGACTCACAAATGAACAAAAGATAACACTTTTTGAAATCCTCAAGGATATGGAAAAAGATATCTGTATGCAACGGCTTCTGCAGTGAGATGTATGAACGGGGAAAACAATTGTAGCATTTCTCTCTATGCTTCACTGGATACAGTGAGGTGGAGGACAGATAGCATATATGGCACCGACGACGATACTGGCAACACAGATTGCAAAAAAATTAGAAGAATTTCTGACACCCTATGGTATCACATCGAAGCTGTTGATAGGCAGTCTGAAGAAAAAAGAAAAAGAAGAAATCAAACAATGAATCGAAAATGGCGAAATTTCTATCGTAGTCTGAACACATGCTGTCATACAGGAAGATGTCCGATTTCAGCGGCTCAGCTATGTCGTCATCGATGAACAGCATAGATTCGGCGTCGAGCAAAGAGAAAAACTCACGGAATACACTTCAAATTTAAAACACGAAGAAAAGCTAGAAGAAGTACAAAATACAAAATACAAAATACAAAATGAAGGAAATCTTGATTCAGGAAACTCAGTAAACTTAGGAAACATAATAAACTCAGTAAACCCCACCAATCATGTCAGAATCATGCCCCACGTTCTGATGATGACGGCGACGCCTATCCCGCGAACGCTCTCTATGGCGATGTATGGGAATCAAGATATCTCCATTATCCGTGAATATCCAGCAGAGAGAAAAAAAGTCATCACAAAAATCGTTACAGAGCATCACGTACACGAAGCGTATAAATGGATTGAAGCACAGATAGAGCTCGGTTTTCAAGCGTATTGGATCTCTCCTCTTGTAAATGAAAATGAAAAAATCAATGCCATATCCGTGCACGAAACTGCAGAAAAACTCAAGATGATTTTTCCACACAGAAATATAGGAATTTTGCATGGAAAAATGAAAGCAGAAGAAAAAGATATGATCATGCAAGATTTTCTTGATAAAAAATATGATATTCTGTCCGCCACTTCCGTGATAGAAGTCGGCATAGATAATCCTCGTGCAACCGTTGTCTGTATAGAAGATGCACATCGTTTTTGACTCTCTCAACTTCATCAATTCCGTGGACGAGTCGGACGATGAGAGTGGCAATCGTATTGTTATCTTCTGACTGATAAAAATAATTCCGAGAGATTAAAAGCACTTGAAAAAACAAATGACGGATTTGAAATATCAGAAATTGATATGGAATTACGCGGTCCTGGCGAAGTCTACGGTGTACGACAATCCGGCATCCCCGACCTCAAACTCGCCTCTATCACTGATCTCACAAAGATCTATGAAATACGAAATGATATCGAAAAATATCTCCACAAAAAAGAAGAAAAATAGATATAAAAAATACTCGCATAATGAGTACGATATTTTGTAGTGTTATTTTGTGATATAAATATGTTTTTTGGAAAGGTATTTTTTCTTGTGCTATAATTGGATATATAAAAAAATATATATACTAAATTTGTACGTGTTTTATTTCCTAATTTCTTTACTATGCCAGCTCCTAAAAAAGCAGCTAAGAAAGCAGCTCCAAAGAAAGTGGTCAAGAAAAAAGCAGCTCCTAAAAAAGCAGCTCCAAAGAAAGTGGTCAAGAAGGCAGCCCCTAAGAAGGCCGTCAAGAAGGCAGCTAAGAAAAAATAATTATTTTATTTTTTTAGAAAAATACTTCTCGTTTGGGAAGTATTTTTTTGATTGTGAATTTCAAACTGAAATGCAAAAAATAGAATTTCCTTGTGGAACTGAGTAAACTGAGTAAACTGAGTACGCTCATTTTCTTATGAACACTATACTCCTCATGACCGCCACAGGCGCTGAAAATCTCGGTGATGAGCTGATTACTCTATGTGAGATAAAAGCGCTCAGAGAAAAAAACACACACACGAATATCATCCTCTTCTCTCATAGCCCAGCTCGAACATGGAGATTCTTTCGGTCACAAAATATCGCAGAAAAAAATCTCATCATACTCCCCTATTTCCCAACCAATATACGA from the Candidatus Gracilibacteria bacterium genome contains:
- a CDS encoding 50S ribosomal protein L25, with the translated sequence MSPLTLVATARDPKADLRIVRGTANRGGSVPGVVYGKKVPSTPILLDTSDLLRVFRVSGFSHIIDLTLDGKKHQVIIHDVQVHPVSGDFQHVDFYAVVASDKLHVTVPVKLVGTSQAARDGAIIEHVMQDIEVRCLPADIPAEIEVDISVLEKAGDMIHISDLTIDRKKIEILHHEETEAIVIASAFQEYVEEVVVAPADVEVLTEKKEGEEGEAPVEETKAE
- a CDS encoding ATP-dependent DNA helicase RecG, with amino-acid sequence MQLTKSLLHTTENYIERLRRSGIETVEDLLLFFPKGLENTSDVLESFAYVNIQEKNTIKVTLINIVNEKTKYQKNLTKFVISDCNGMLTECVFFHTPFFKKPLKLGDTIIIHGKPKYEYGKLTFVQPDIEFFDPERQAYLPTYIEIQGISTKWFREKIPLLFPYLPLLPEVLPVEIREERKHAPRIQNIKTLHAPKTLQDFEAAKHELAYEELFELQYRAIQRKKIIQDASIGHVSSIPLSVERMKEAIERLPFGLTNEQKITLFEILKDMEKDICMQRLLQGDVGTGKTIVAFLSMLHWIQGGGGQIAYMAPTTILATQIAKKLEEFLTPYGITSKLLIGSLKKKEKEEIKQGIENGEISIVVGTHAVIQEDVRFQRLSYVVIDEQHRFGVEQREKLTEYTSNLKHEEKLEEVQNTKYKIQNEGNLDSGNSVNLGNIINSVNPTNHVRIMPHVLMMTATPIPRTLSMAMYGNQDISIIREYPAERKKVITKIVTEHHVHEAYKWIEAQIELGFQAYWISPLVNENEKINAISVHETAEKLKMIFPHRNIGILHGKMKAEEKDMIMQDFLDKKYDILSATSVIEVGIDNPRATVVCIEDAHRFGLSQLHQFRGRVGRGEWQSYCYLLTDKNNSERLKALEKTNDGFEISEIDMELRGPGEVYGVRQSGIPDLKLASITDLTKIYEIRNDIEKYLHKKEEK